Proteins co-encoded in one Prevotella sp. E13-27 genomic window:
- the rseP gene encoding RIP metalloprotease RseP, whose product MEVFLIRTLQFILAISLLVLLHEGGHFFFSKLFGVRVDKFFIFFDLGIGKWSGKLFSFKPKKSDTEYGIGWLPLGGYCKISGMIDESFDTEQMKQPEQPWEFRTKPAWQRLLIMTGGVLVNFLLALFIYSMIMFTWGNTYYDVKDMTYGMKFSDEAKALGFQDGDILISHDGTAFDAFDVDTYRDLADATEVTVKRDGKNVSLSLPGNLNLLDMIKDEPRFVFPFMPAVVDSVSPNTPAAELGLKHGTKLLAIGGHDVDSHNSFLFEIGRLKDMMTAAQTPEDSLKVRTTTLVYANGEQVDTATVVLTSDLRLGFTAKHYFNLYEPVHETYGFFASFPAGIEYGMDVLKGYVGDLRYLFSSDGAKSLGGFGSIGKMFPPVWDWHMFWLMTALLSIILAFMNILPIPALDGGHVLFLLYEMVTRRKPSEQFMIWAEYFGFGVVILLMVVANLNDILRELNLM is encoded by the coding sequence ATGGAAGTTTTTTTAATTCGAACACTACAGTTCATTCTCGCCATCTCACTGCTTGTACTGCTGCATGAGGGCGGACATTTCTTTTTCTCAAAGCTCTTTGGCGTAAGAGTTGACAAATTCTTCATATTCTTCGACCTCGGAATAGGTAAGTGGAGCGGTAAGCTGTTCAGCTTCAAGCCGAAGAAGAGCGACACCGAGTATGGCATCGGATGGCTGCCACTGGGCGGCTATTGTAAGATATCAGGTATGATTGATGAGAGCTTCGACACCGAACAGATGAAGCAGCCCGAACAGCCGTGGGAGTTCCGCACAAAGCCCGCATGGCAGCGCCTGCTCATCATGACTGGCGGTGTGCTCGTCAACTTCCTGCTCGCCTTGTTCATCTACTCCATGATAATGTTCACGTGGGGCAACACCTATTACGATGTGAAAGACATGACCTACGGCATGAAGTTCAGCGACGAGGCGAAGGCTCTTGGCTTCCAGGACGGTGATATACTCATCAGCCACGATGGTACAGCTTTCGATGCTTTCGATGTTGACACCTATCGTGACCTTGCCGATGCTACCGAAGTAACGGTGAAACGCGACGGCAAGAACGTGTCTCTCAGTCTGCCTGGCAACCTCAACCTGCTTGACATGATAAAAGACGAGCCACGCTTCGTATTCCCATTCATGCCTGCTGTCGTTGACAGCGTTAGTCCTAATACTCCTGCTGCAGAGCTGGGACTGAAGCATGGCACGAAGCTGCTTGCCATAGGCGGACACGATGTCGATTCCCATAACAGCTTTCTCTTTGAGATTGGTCGTCTGAAGGACATGATGACCGCAGCACAGACACCTGAAGACAGTCTGAAGGTGCGTACCACCACGCTCGTCTATGCTAACGGTGAGCAGGTTGATACTGCCACTGTAGTGCTTACGTCAGACCTTCGTCTTGGCTTCACTGCAAAACATTATTTCAATCTCTATGAGCCGGTACACGAGACCTATGGTTTCTTTGCCAGCTTCCCTGCCGGCATTGAGTATGGAATGGATGTACTGAAGGGCTATGTGGGTGACCTGCGCTACCTGTTCTCAAGCGATGGTGCCAAGTCGCTCGGAGGTTTCGGGTCTATTGGTAAGATGTTCCCCCCAGTATGGGACTGGCACATGTTCTGGTTGATGACGGCACTGCTCTCCATCATCCTCGCCTTCATGAATATCCTGCCTATTCCTGCGCTCGATGGTGGTCATGTGCTGTTCCTGCTTTACGAGATGGTTACTCGTCGCAAGCCAAGCGAGCAGTTCATGATTTGGGCTGAATACTTTGGCTTCGGAGTCGTCATCCTCCTTATGGTCGTTGCCAACCTGAATGACATCCTACGTGAACTGAACCTCATGTAA
- a CDS encoding FN3 associated domain-containing protein: MKKLFNIFLLCLLTLTATAQSPKTHRLSVETLPEGVVSVTVSFFAEVVDDGGVTSSTQFYYCTDTLNNVQVPVGAPVVFYISYRSYDFALKEWTLNGLPYTFENQTPTASILSFTMPDEDVKLRGFFEYDPEAPGYQPGANSWDPETGTLILDYDSRYPAGFTEDDYDKVIRFISQSFGNIYDFKNCLVYDLSRSTIETINGGNYGGPMSELSIKEVLLPSTLKKIERNAFMGTKLQTFICFAMTPPELEFDKEYNEVTEKWDLVESGKWAFPDCPDMVVRVPAESVELYKQAKGWKDFTILAMDQNYVNLTVKLMDNATAAQLAQYKNMSLELTSLSSGQVRRLLMNGRNEYAFTYLPENTNYSLALVNSRGAAVAQIDNIFVQSEHLNVTFPQLKNVHALSLTIKADGQTMPEDKFSNMWLAADNSYLARGTKLVDMLDGQTVKYVVSLERQLASQYEQPDTTVIIVGQSGQPDNIVLPLEPLKNTTVTFSVIDEATHAGIENATVQVSQILPSGVTGNSTSLTTGGDGRAVGEALATWSHITVTSPIHGSKSFNVNLADSTEFTTAFTQADGTQLTLSHTYQAAVAEDVTPTVMQGYTDGRSLNYEFTAHLPNGKDSVITHYLSSYPRYTFYTQLPEGTRLTVAASSAKNDIDPVEASTVVGQQKEVGVTLPIVQRGYIEASYYMSSSSHPAVLLFKAETGELVKKQAFGNESLLRFEGLQAGDYLLAAMSQGPQYASINSKSQLEQYVEDTDYVTEQVSISNGHSAKTRFTRVPLTMTQLESHLTERRARFGNGTGVVGQSIGITARVAFKGLKERVYGSTYDESLYPTDCRLEMYVPEGISKPSAYRSYRMYYRTVYVHSSSNGSGGGGMYFPIGTVEDVIASGSHVSKSEIQLTAATTTWDEVERKLTIEWPHYDEGGRMQLSMIPLKAGNYTPEIYLVYTLNGKEEREILETTSIAVSRSGIQAPDMIVKPTFNVKGTAMYFEPEEDETEDSTATARQGAPRRISYGLAQSKPWVQEYYEVTVMAGNQPIGKAQINSKGEWKATCTLPNALAMDVYDVYAKITYKNGVSYQTESKKVRFDPNAVVPLSVKMSFFNHHPVHLQEQVVTFDLMERETNPHSYGYSNEEGYNTDFTFEINLSNNDTTKVYAVDLSIFTDGPDAEHFIIPAHYNARKNRWIAYEKFNTRSMPCNVNVTPYYHSDIIGSRVKVQNAVNFYKNLLTPDLIPQQLIDQATPLLEQLQAAIDNNDQERCKAIDDQLYNIYVQVLGYYGMQIDDEDISESDESALNIDIDNIIAQKTYFEQAITKDLKDMNSLGEMFNGIITAPATGMTELSLQSEGYQCFMMDDGSALYIRSNDEDNTLTLVSLKDNLVVTFKNDIPATSRRVSSYDIQALKETIEAMWEKLSGISEKISEYQEYLSVAIDVMSNYIDDIAKKQSNIIKLINKTKGMGTLTPREIAEFNKVRYDRLNELAKKSTLACKTRNALSYLKFGDAIGCVGGFISLVNNLREMVQNCQTIVDFYFSIPNPCPNDQFKATQLREDAFNLAWWAAGYSMKKITADIIGITGAIASLVGCTTIVAAPEGLMGLGLSVGSMALTKICDEYFGMRITEEYCDLIIERNELECTETKKSKKKDPKECTSNCGPCCPDSPPTLDPSGFVYEGVESNRLEGATTTVFYKKVTKNEFGDDVEKVIVWDAENYGQVNPQVTDANGEYGWMVPTGLWQVKYEKQGYQTEYSEWLPVPPPQLDVNQSMTQFSQPVVSQVKATQNGVQVTFDKYMLPSSLSAENISVTMSGEAISGSVEPVFNGADTLYAQRADFIPETSLPVGQKLLLTVSGNVESYAGVTMGDAYTQDFDITQTINALLADSVVHVVYDKTTPVTIQAMPADAAAGKKASVKILSDMIVTAESDELTFNEQGFATLNLTGEAHGTTAAIIQMQDDSDMKKVVVVNVKDENDFICPMPESNYMPDQAYAYGTMIELTCELPEATIYYTLDGTCPCAEGSSSVKKYEAPIPLTSDLVIKAFAKAPGYADSDIVELSFLVTAIRTVNFEVKRPAATYTLSGLKVEDGKKLPKGIYIHDGKKVVVK; encoded by the coding sequence ATGAAAAAGCTATTCAATATATTCCTACTGTGCCTACTGACCCTCACGGCCACCGCACAGAGTCCGAAAACACACCGTCTGAGCGTGGAGACACTGCCAGAAGGTGTAGTGTCGGTCACCGTCTCTTTCTTTGCAGAAGTTGTTGACGACGGCGGTGTGACGAGCTCAACACAGTTTTATTATTGTACCGACACACTCAATAATGTGCAGGTTCCCGTAGGTGCTCCGGTCGTATTTTATATTAGCTATAGGAGCTATGACTTTGCTCTGAAAGAATGGACTCTCAACGGTCTGCCATACACATTTGAAAACCAGACACCGACGGCTTCAATTTTAAGTTTCACCATGCCCGATGAGGATGTGAAACTGAGAGGATTCTTTGAGTACGACCCAGAAGCCCCTGGCTACCAGCCCGGAGCCAACTCGTGGGATCCTGAAACAGGCACACTCATCTTGGATTACGATAGCAGATACCCGGCTGGCTTCACCGAAGACGACTACGACAAGGTGATACGTTTCATCTCACAGAGTTTCGGCAATATCTATGACTTCAAGAACTGTCTGGTCTACGACCTCAGCCGCTCAACCATAGAGACCATCAATGGCGGAAACTATGGAGGGCCCATGAGCGAATTGAGCATTAAAGAAGTTCTGTTGCCCTCAACGCTGAAGAAGATTGAGCGCAATGCTTTCATGGGTACGAAACTGCAGACCTTCATCTGTTTTGCTATGACCCCTCCAGAGCTGGAATTCGATAAAGAATACAACGAGGTGACCGAAAAGTGGGATCTCGTGGAGAGCGGAAAGTGGGCCTTCCCCGACTGCCCCGACATGGTGGTGCGCGTACCGGCTGAGTCGGTAGAGCTCTATAAGCAAGCCAAAGGCTGGAAAGACTTTACCATTCTGGCCATGGACCAGAACTACGTGAACCTGACGGTGAAACTGATGGACAACGCCACCGCCGCCCAGTTGGCACAGTATAAGAACATGTCGTTAGAGCTGACCTCGCTGAGCAGCGGACAAGTGCGCCGCCTGCTGATGAACGGACGAAACGAGTATGCCTTCACCTACCTGCCTGAGAACACCAACTACTCGCTGGCACTGGTCAACAGCCGTGGTGCCGCAGTGGCCCAGATAGACAACATCTTCGTGCAGAGCGAGCACCTCAACGTCACCTTCCCGCAACTGAAAAACGTGCACGCACTGTCGCTCACCATCAAGGCCGACGGTCAGACCATGCCTGAGGATAAGTTCAGCAACATGTGGCTCGCTGCCGACAACAGCTACCTGGCTCGCGGCACCAAGCTTGTCGATATGCTCGACGGACAGACCGTGAAGTATGTGGTCTCGCTGGAACGCCAACTGGCCAGCCAGTATGAGCAGCCCGACACGACAGTCATCATTGTGGGACAGAGCGGACAGCCCGACAACATCGTGCTGCCATTAGAGCCGCTGAAGAACACAACGGTGACATTCAGCGTCATTGACGAAGCAACCCATGCGGGCATTGAAAATGCCACGGTGCAGGTGTCACAGATACTGCCATCGGGAGTCACAGGAAATTCCACATCGCTGACCACTGGCGGTGACGGACGGGCTGTAGGAGAGGCTCTGGCCACCTGGAGCCACATTACCGTGACATCACCAATACACGGCTCGAAGTCGTTCAATGTCAACCTGGCCGACAGCACAGAGTTTACCACCGCCTTTACACAGGCCGACGGCACACAGCTAACGCTGAGTCACACCTATCAGGCTGCTGTGGCAGAGGACGTGACTCCAACGGTGATGCAGGGCTATACCGACGGGCGCAGCCTGAACTATGAGTTCACCGCCCATCTGCCCAATGGCAAGGACTCGGTCATCACGCATTATCTGTCTAGCTATCCGCGCTATACCTTCTACACCCAGTTGCCCGAAGGCACACGGCTGACGGTTGCGGCCAGCAGTGCCAAGAACGACATCGACCCCGTGGAGGCAAGCACCGTGGTAGGTCAGCAGAAAGAAGTGGGCGTGACGCTGCCCATCGTTCAGCGCGGTTATATCGAGGCCTCCTACTACATGTCAAGCAGCAGCCACCCCGCTGTGCTGTTGTTCAAGGCCGAGACGGGCGAACTGGTGAAGAAACAGGCTTTTGGTAATGAGAGCTTGCTGCGCTTCGAAGGACTGCAGGCAGGCGACTACCTGCTGGCTGCCATGTCGCAAGGACCGCAGTATGCCTCCATCAATAGCAAGAGCCAGTTAGAGCAGTACGTTGAAGACACCGACTATGTTACCGAGCAAGTAAGCATCAGCAATGGCCATTCGGCCAAGACACGCTTTACCCGTGTGCCTCTCACCATGACCCAGCTTGAAAGTCACTTGACGGAGCGCCGCGCCAGGTTTGGCAATGGCACGGGCGTTGTGGGCCAGAGCATAGGCATTACGGCGAGAGTGGCCTTTAAAGGTCTGAAAGAGCGCGTCTATGGCAGCACCTATGATGAGTCGCTCTATCCCACCGATTGCCGACTGGAGATGTACGTACCCGAAGGAATCAGCAAGCCTTCGGCCTACCGCAGCTATCGCATGTATTACCGAACAGTATATGTCCATTCCTCATCGAATGGCAGTGGTGGTGGAGGAATGTATTTTCCCATTGGTACTGTTGAGGATGTTATCGCATCGGGATCGCATGTAAGCAAGAGCGAGATACAGCTCACCGCTGCCACCACGACTTGGGATGAGGTCGAGCGTAAGCTCACCATCGAATGGCCTCACTACGACGAAGGCGGCAGGATGCAGCTGAGCATGATACCACTGAAGGCTGGAAACTACACGCCCGAGATCTACTTAGTATACACCCTCAACGGCAAGGAGGAGCGCGAGATTCTGGAGACCACGAGCATCGCGGTCAGTCGTTCGGGCATTCAGGCTCCCGACATGATTGTCAAACCTACCTTCAACGTGAAGGGCACAGCCATGTACTTTGAACCGGAAGAGGACGAGACTGAAGACTCTACCGCCACTGCCAGACAGGGAGCACCGCGTCGCATATCTTATGGACTTGCTCAAAGTAAACCTTGGGTACAAGAATACTACGAGGTGACGGTGATGGCGGGCAACCAGCCCATCGGTAAGGCACAGATCAACAGCAAAGGTGAGTGGAAAGCCACGTGCACCCTGCCCAACGCCCTGGCCATGGATGTCTATGACGTTTATGCGAAGATTACCTACAAGAATGGTGTGAGCTATCAGACTGAGAGCAAGAAGGTGAGGTTCGACCCCAACGCTGTGGTGCCTTTGTCGGTGAAGATGTCGTTCTTCAACCACCACCCGGTGCACTTGCAGGAGCAGGTGGTAACGTTCGACCTGATGGAACGCGAGACCAATCCTCACTCCTACGGTTACTCTAACGAAGAGGGCTATAACACCGACTTCACCTTCGAGATCAATCTGTCGAACAACGACACCACGAAGGTCTATGCCGTAGATCTGTCCATCTTCACCGACGGACCCGATGCTGAGCATTTCATAATTCCTGCCCACTACAACGCACGCAAGAACCGCTGGATTGCCTACGAGAAGTTCAACACCCGATCGATGCCCTGCAACGTGAACGTGACGCCCTATTACCACAGTGACATCATTGGTTCGCGAGTGAAAGTGCAGAATGCCGTCAACTTCTATAAGAATCTGCTTACACCCGACTTGATTCCACAGCAGCTCATCGACCAGGCTACACCCCTGCTGGAGCAGCTACAGGCTGCTATCGACAATAACGACCAAGAACGCTGCAAGGCCATTGACGACCAGCTGTACAACATCTATGTTCAGGTTTTGGGCTACTATGGCATGCAGATTGACGATGAAGACATCAGCGAAAGCGACGAGTCGGCACTGAACATCGACATCGACAATATCATTGCACAGAAGACTTATTTCGAACAGGCCATTACCAAAGACCTGAAGGACATGAACAGTTTGGGCGAAATGTTCAATGGCATCATCACGGCTCCTGCCACGGGTATGACAGAATTGTCGCTACAGTCGGAGGGCTACCAATGCTTTATGATGGATGACGGAAGTGCTCTCTACATCCGCTCGAACGATGAGGACAATACACTCACTTTAGTGAGCCTGAAAGACAATCTCGTAGTAACGTTCAAAAATGATATTCCAGCCACCAGCCGCCGTGTCAGCTCATACGACATCCAAGCTCTAAAGGAAACTATCGAGGCGATGTGGGAAAAACTGAGCGGTATCAGCGAAAAGATATCGGAATATCAGGAATACCTGAGTGTGGCCATCGATGTGATGAGCAACTACATCGACGACATTGCCAAGAAACAGAGCAATATCATCAAGCTGATTAATAAGACCAAGGGTATGGGTACGCTCACTCCGCGAGAGATAGCCGAATTCAACAAGGTGCGCTATGATCGACTGAACGAACTGGCCAAGAAATCGACGCTGGCCTGCAAGACACGCAATGCGCTCAGCTACCTGAAATTCGGCGACGCAATAGGCTGTGTAGGCGGCTTCATCTCGTTGGTGAACAACCTGAGAGAGATGGTACAGAACTGTCAGACGATAGTTGATTTCTACTTTAGCATTCCAAATCCGTGTCCGAACGATCAGTTCAAGGCCACTCAGCTGAGGGAAGATGCCTTCAACCTGGCATGGTGGGCCGCTGGCTACAGCATGAAGAAGATTACTGCCGACATAATAGGCATCACAGGAGCTATTGCCAGTCTGGTGGGCTGCACCACAATTGTGGCTGCACCTGAAGGTCTCATGGGCTTAGGACTGTCGGTCGGCAGTATGGCACTGACCAAGATTTGTGATGAATACTTCGGCATGCGCATTACAGAGGAATACTGCGATCTCATCATTGAGAGAAACGAATTGGAGTGCACAGAGACAAAGAAATCTAAAAAGAAAGACCCGAAGGAGTGCACCAGCAACTGCGGCCCTTGCTGCCCGGATTCGCCACCAACACTCGACCCTTCTGGCTTCGTCTATGAGGGCGTGGAGAGCAACCGCTTGGAGGGTGCTACGACAACCGTGTTCTATAAGAAGGTGACGAAGAACGAGTTTGGCGACGATGTGGAGAAGGTCATCGTATGGGATGCCGAGAATTACGGACAGGTGAACCCGCAGGTGACCGACGCGAATGGCGAATACGGATGGATGGTGCCTACCGGACTGTGGCAGGTGAAATATGAGAAGCAGGGCTATCAGACCGAATACTCGGAATGGCTGCCCGTGCCACCACCACAACTCGATGTGAACCAGAGCATGACGCAGTTCTCGCAGCCTGTGGTCAGTCAGGTCAAGGCTACGCAGAACGGTGTGCAAGTCACGTTCGACAAGTACATGCTGCCCTCTTCACTGAGTGCTGAGAACATCAGCGTCACTATGAGCGGTGAGGCCATTAGCGGAAGCGTGGAACCGGTATTCAACGGTGCCGATACGCTCTATGCACAGCGTGCCGACTTCATCCCCGAGACCAGTCTGCCAGTAGGCCAAAAGCTGCTGCTCACCGTGAGCGGCAACGTGGAGAGCTATGCAGGTGTGACGATGGGTGATGCTTATACGCAGGATTTCGACATCACGCAAACTATCAATGCACTGTTGGCCGACTCAGTTGTTCACGTCGTTTACGACAAGACTACGCCTGTCACCATCCAAGCCATGCCTGCCGATGCAGCTGCCGGCAAGAAGGCCAGCGTGAAGATTCTCTCTGACATGATAGTAACAGCTGAAAGTGACGAGCTGACCTTCAACGAGCAGGGCTTTGCCACACTGAACCTCACGGGCGAGGCTCATGGCACCACCGCTGCCATCATCCAGATGCAGGATGACAGCGACATGAAGAAGGTGGTGGTGGTCAACGTGAAGGACGAAAATGACTTCATCTGCCCAATGCCTGAGTCGAACTACATGCCGGATCAAGCCTACGCTTACGGCACGATGATTGAGCTAACCTGCGAACTGCCCGAGGCAACCATCTACTACACGCTCGACGGCACCTGCCCATGCGCAGAAGGCAGCAGCAGCGTGAAGAAGTACGAAGCGCCCATTCCTTTAACCAGCGACTTAGTCATCAAGGCGTTTGCCAAGGCTCCTGGCTATGCTGACAGTGATATTGTGGAACTCTCATTCCTCGTCACAGCTATCCGCACAGTGAACTTCGAGGTGAAGCGTCCCGCAGCTACCTACACCCTCTCGGGTCTGAAGGTCGAAGATGGCAAGAAGCTGCCAAAGGGCATCTACATCCACGACGGTAAAAAGGTAGTGGTTAAGTGA
- a CDS encoding leucine-rich repeat domain-containing protein, whose product MERLSRLLLTLVVCIMTTGVAVAQEEEQHVPLNLKVAVTTDEAGTLFVKIQEQIEELGELYDVGELTVTGPLNVDDYNVIRNQLINITMLDLSATTAENGEDIWLGNWESKLRRCLLPRTVTTIGDRCFENCDSLRSVVLPEALTAIPYSCFNGCTHLESIDIPATVTMIYDGAFINCVSLKSIELPQGLTDLGSLSFWGCSGLISIELPQGLTNLGSSSFLGCSGLTSIVLPEGIKAIPDGFFEECSRLSEVKLPASLEVINSSAFASTAFRTFTLPEGVKIDGGAVFSNCDSLRTFYFPDGPIDKYDVGYETFRGCDSLHYVRLPETLTEIPSWFFGGTSLDTIALPASVRKIGQGAFHELHGLKRVVLPNSVTMIEGNAFMGWDGEEMVWPETVTTISDGMFTGCKNLRKIDIPQTVSAIGTNAFSSCSSLRSIRLPETVTTIAPGTFSDCPKLENVTLSAQLKTIGVEAFRYCNQLKHIDLPDGVTSIGDRAFCDVPLQSLTLPKALKTLGYEAFTGGKYTHVAVPEGVLTIGDGCFSSDTLKVFDLPTTIIALGTNFVSGAKALDSLIIRAVIPPYGGYIEGNITNGTLYVPAKTLSFYQNNNNYNRMASIQPIDVAVDKLTITGYTAITPNNSLGTDKVDVEYRSLYGSGLSVSAKERPRLSVEEGAQLNIGTLSMNFDLVDIPMAYWWEEDPPFKFDVLLNRGTIACDQLDLGCKIDYETYFTPSFDVHMYDIIPELPNTPYVIYRYDGAARAAGNFSNTWVRVSNDEMLRAGQGYAYKGDETITKNDKGEWKKEWSTLHFRSHQGGTDYLTTAGDITLPLNHYQGEFAHNRNWNFIGMPYAAFFYIRGLDFDGPVIVWNPIYSDWDIVTALDDDYVIHPMSAIFIQAPDGLSSLTFDADRRQFGNQLAKGNESNSRRALHRADKNAHRVVFNAILSRNAEATEQAEAPVTATTRFVINPEATTCYDIGRDAPAMAADNATLLYTMAGGVAYAINERPLDDGLIRLGMQLPKAGSYKMSLALKTGTLYSSVAEDVWLVDNETNTRRLLLHADGTPAEPYTFEVAEATTLSSRFLIAIGNADPTAITDIDEAQPQRMEGLFNLAGQRISAPQRGIYINNGKKVLK is encoded by the coding sequence ATGGAAAGACTATCAAGACTATTGCTTACCTTAGTTGTCTGCATAATGACAACAGGCGTAGCCGTGGCCCAGGAAGAAGAACAACACGTGCCACTGAATCTAAAGGTAGCGGTTACCACTGACGAGGCCGGCACTCTGTTCGTGAAGATTCAGGAACAGATAGAGGAGCTGGGCGAACTCTATGACGTGGGCGAGCTTACTGTCACTGGTCCGCTGAATGTTGATGATTACAACGTGATACGTAATCAGCTCATCAATATCACAATGCTTGACCTTTCGGCCACAACCGCAGAGAACGGTGAGGACATCTGGCTGGGCAATTGGGAATCCAAGCTGCGCCGCTGTCTGCTGCCACGAACGGTCACTACTATAGGCGACAGGTGCTTTGAGAATTGCGATTCACTACGCAGCGTGGTGCTACCCGAAGCACTGACGGCTATCCCGTACAGCTGTTTCAATGGTTGTACTCATCTGGAGAGCATCGACATACCTGCCACGGTGACCATGATTTATGACGGTGCCTTTATTAACTGTGTGTCGCTCAAGAGTATCGAGCTGCCCCAAGGCTTGACAGATCTGGGAAGCCTTTCCTTCTGGGGGTGTAGTGGACTGATCAGCATCGAGCTGCCCCAAGGCTTGACAAATCTGGGAAGCAGTTCCTTCTTGGGGTGTAGTGGACTGACCAGCATCGTGCTGCCTGAAGGAATCAAGGCGATTCCCGATGGCTTCTTCGAGGAATGCTCGAGACTGAGCGAGGTGAAACTGCCGGCCAGTCTGGAAGTGATTAATAGTAGTGCTTTTGCGAGTACAGCCTTCAGGACGTTCACTTTGCCTGAAGGTGTGAAAATAGATGGTGGCGCTGTGTTTTCCAACTGCGACTCGCTGCGCACGTTCTACTTCCCCGACGGACCCATCGACAAGTATGACGTAGGCTATGAGACCTTCCGTGGCTGCGACTCGCTTCACTATGTACGTCTGCCCGAGACACTTACCGAGATACCCAGTTGGTTCTTTGGCGGCACATCGCTCGACACCATTGCCCTGCCGGCATCGGTTCGCAAAATAGGCCAGGGCGCTTTCCATGAACTTCACGGATTAAAGAGAGTGGTACTGCCAAATAGCGTCACGATGATTGAAGGGAATGCCTTCATGGGCTGGGATGGCGAGGAGATGGTGTGGCCCGAGACGGTCACTACCATCAGCGATGGGATGTTCACGGGATGCAAGAATCTGCGCAAGATTGATATTCCACAGACCGTCAGCGCTATCGGCACCAATGCCTTCTCGTCTTGCTCCTCACTACGCAGCATCCGTCTGCCCGAAACTGTCACCACAATCGCTCCGGGTACCTTCTCGGATTGCCCTAAACTGGAGAATGTTACACTGTCTGCTCAGCTGAAAACCATCGGCGTAGAAGCGTTCAGATACTGCAATCAGTTGAAGCATATTGACCTGCCAGACGGGGTGACCTCCATCGGCGATAGGGCTTTCTGCGATGTTCCCCTGCAAAGCCTCACATTGCCTAAGGCCCTGAAGACCTTGGGCTATGAAGCTTTCACAGGCGGTAAGTACACCCATGTGGCAGTGCCCGAGGGTGTGCTCACCATCGGAGACGGTTGCTTCAGCAGCGACACGCTGAAGGTGTTCGATCTGCCCACGACAATCATCGCACTGGGCACAAATTTCGTGTCGGGAGCGAAAGCCTTGGACAGCCTCATCATCCGTGCCGTGATACCTCCCTATGGGGGATACATTGAAGGTAACATCACTAATGGCACACTCTATGTGCCTGCCAAGACGCTGTCGTTCTATCAGAACAACAATAACTACAACCGGATGGCCAGTATCCAGCCCATCGATGTAGCCGTGGACAAACTGACGATTACCGGATACACTGCCATCACACCCAACAATAGCCTGGGCACCGATAAGGTTGATGTGGAGTATCGCTCGCTCTATGGCAGCGGTCTCAGCGTGAGCGCCAAGGAGCGACCGCGCCTCTCAGTAGAGGAGGGCGCACAGCTCAACATCGGTACACTCTCCATGAACTTCGACCTTGTGGACATTCCTATGGCTTACTGGTGGGAGGAGGATCCACCATTTAAGTTCGATGTACTGCTCAACCGCGGAACCATTGCCTGCGACCAGTTAGACCTGGGCTGTAAGATAGATTATGAAACCTACTTCACACCGTCGTTCGATGTACACATGTACGACATCATTCCCGAACTGCCCAACACACCCTATGTCATCTACCGATACGACGGTGCTGCGCGTGCTGCCGGAAATTTCAGCAACACGTGGGTGAGGGTGAGCAACGACGAGATGCTGCGTGCCGGACAGGGCTATGCCTATAAAGGGGATGAGACTATTACGAAAAACGACAAAGGAGAGTGGAAGAAGGAATGGAGCACCCTACACTTCCGCTCGCATCAGGGGGGCACCGACTATCTGACCACCGCTGGCGACATCACCCTGCCGCTCAACCACTATCAGGGCGAGTTCGCCCACAACCGCAATTGGAACTTCATTGGAATGCCATATGCTGCCTTCTTCTACATCCGCGGACTCGATTTCGACGGCCCCGTCATTGTGTGGAATCCCATCTATAGCGACTGGGACATAGTGACGGCACTCGACGACGACTATGTCATCCACCCCATGTCGGCAATCTTCATTCAGGCTCCCGACGGCCTCAGCTCGCTCACTTTCGATGCCGACCGCCGTCAGTTTGGCAACCAGTTAGCCAAGGGCAACGAAAGCAACAGTCGCCGCGCCCTGCACCGTGCCGACAAGAATGCCCACCGTGTTGTGTTTAACGCGATACTGTCGCGTAACGCGGAGGCCACCGAACAGGCGGAGGCTCCTGTGACAGCCACCACCCGCTTCGTCATCAACCCCGAAGCCACCACTTGCTACGACATTGGTCGCGATGCGCCGGCAATGGCTGCTGACAACGCTACCTTGCTTTACACTATGGCTGGCGGCGTGGCCTATGCAATCAACGAGCGACCATTGGACGATGGCCTCATCCGTCTGGGCATGCAGTTGCCCAAAGCTGGTTCCTATAAGATGAGTCTTGCCCTGAAGACAGGAACCCTCTATAGTAGTGTTGCTGAGGATGTTTGGCTCGTTGACAACGAAACCAATACCCGCAGGCTACTGCTCCATGCCGATGGCACACCAGCTGAGCCTTATACCTTTGAGGTTGCTGAGGCAACCACGCTCTCTTCTCGCTTCCTGATTGCTATTGGCAATGCCGATCCAACTGCTATTACCGATATTGACGAAGCCCAGCCGCAACGTATGGAAGGTCTTTTTAATCTGGCCGGTCAGCGCATCAGCGCTCCTCAGCGTGGCATCTATATTAATAATGGTAAGAAAGTATTGAAGTAA